In Streptomyces sp. DG2A-72, one genomic interval encodes:
- a CDS encoding phosphoribosyl-ATP diphosphatase: MSKKTFEELFAELQQKAATGDPATSRTAELVEKGVHAIGKKVVEEAAEVWMAAEYEGKEAAAEEISQLLYHVQVMMVARGISLDDVYAHL; this comes from the coding sequence ATGTCCAAGAAGACGTTCGAGGAGCTCTTCGCCGAGCTCCAGCAGAAGGCCGCCACCGGCGACCCCGCCACTTCCCGCACCGCAGAACTGGTCGAGAAGGGCGTCCATGCCATCGGCAAGAAGGTCGTCGAAGAGGCCGCCGAGGTCTGGATGGCCGCCGAGTACGAGGGCAAGGAGGCGGCCGCCGAGGAGATCTCGCAGCTGCTCTACCACGTTCAGGTGATGATGGTCGCCCGCGGCATCTCCCTGGACGACGTCTACGCCCACCTGTGA
- the ribH gene encoding 6,7-dimethyl-8-ribityllumazine synthase, giving the protein MSGKGAPELSVRGVGDLRVAVIAAQWHEKVMDGLVDGALRALHDLGIDEPTLLRVPGSWELPVVAKVLAGRGYDAIVALGVVIRGGTPHFEYVCQGVTQGLTQVSVDTGVPIGFGVLTCDTDEQALDRAGLPGSNEDKGHEAVTAAVATAATLRSVSEPWR; this is encoded by the coding sequence GTGAGCGGCAAGGGTGCACCGGAACTGTCCGTACGAGGCGTCGGGGACCTGCGGGTCGCCGTCATCGCGGCGCAGTGGCACGAGAAGGTGATGGACGGCCTGGTGGACGGCGCCCTGCGCGCCCTGCACGACCTCGGCATCGACGAGCCGACCCTCCTCAGGGTCCCCGGCAGCTGGGAACTCCCGGTCGTCGCCAAGGTCCTCGCGGGCCGCGGCTACGACGCGATCGTCGCCCTCGGTGTCGTCATCCGCGGCGGCACCCCTCACTTCGAGTACGTCTGCCAGGGCGTCACCCAGGGCCTCACCCAGGTCTCCGTCGACACCGGCGTCCCCATCGGCTTCGGAGTGCTGACCTGCGACACCGACGAACAGGCCCTCGACCGGGCCGGGCTGCCCGGCTCCAACGAGGACAAGGGACACGAGGCGGTGACAGCAGCGGTGGCGACGGCGGCGACCCTCCGCTCAGTATCCGAGCCGTGGCGTTAG
- a CDS encoding bifunctional 3,4-dihydroxy-2-butanone-4-phosphate synthase/GTP cyclohydrolase II → MSAVPVLYSTDNIEDWSLDPIEQAIADIAAGRPVVVVDDEDRENEGDLVIAAEMATPEIVAFMMSECRGLICAPMEGGELDRLRLPQMVDDNTESMKTAFTISVDASAAHGVTTGISAADRATTLQLLASGEAQADDLVRPGHIFPLRARPGGVLVRNGHTEAAVDLARLAGLRPAGAIVEIAGEDGRMLRLPELIPFARKHGLTIISIEDLIAYRRTSEPTVRREAETQLPTAFGNFTAYGYRSTVDGVEHVALVHGEIGDGEDVLVRVHSECLTGDIFHSLRCDCGPQLSASLERIQAEGRGVVVYLRGHEGRGIGLLSKLRAYELQERGRDTLDANLELGLPADARDYGAGAQILEDLGVRSVRLMTNNPDKTDALIRHGLKVNGREPMPVQAGEHNLRYLRTKRDRMGHDLPWLDTTTVSACGNQ, encoded by the coding sequence ATGAGCGCGGTACCCGTCCTGTACAGCACCGACAACATCGAGGACTGGTCGCTCGACCCGATCGAGCAGGCCATCGCCGACATCGCCGCCGGCCGCCCGGTCGTGGTCGTCGACGACGAGGACCGGGAGAACGAGGGCGACCTCGTCATCGCCGCCGAGATGGCGACCCCCGAGATCGTCGCCTTCATGATGAGCGAGTGCCGTGGTCTGATCTGCGCCCCCATGGAGGGCGGTGAGCTGGACCGGCTGCGGCTGCCGCAAATGGTCGACGACAACACCGAGTCCATGAAGACCGCGTTCACCATCTCCGTGGACGCCTCCGCCGCGCACGGCGTGACCACCGGCATCTCCGCCGCCGACCGCGCCACCACCCTGCAACTCCTCGCGAGCGGCGAAGCCCAGGCCGACGACCTCGTCCGCCCCGGCCACATCTTCCCGCTGCGCGCCCGGCCCGGCGGCGTGCTGGTGCGCAACGGCCACACCGAGGCCGCCGTCGACCTCGCCCGCCTCGCGGGCCTGCGCCCGGCCGGCGCGATCGTCGAGATCGCGGGAGAGGACGGCCGTATGCTCCGCCTCCCCGAACTGATCCCGTTCGCCCGCAAGCACGGCCTGACGATCATCTCCATCGAGGACCTGATCGCCTACCGCCGCACCTCCGAGCCCACCGTCCGCCGCGAGGCCGAGACCCAACTCCCCACCGCCTTCGGCAACTTCACGGCGTACGGCTACCGCTCCACCGTCGACGGCGTCGAGCACGTCGCCCTCGTCCACGGCGAGATCGGCGACGGCGAGGACGTCCTCGTCCGCGTCCACTCCGAATGCCTCACCGGCGACATCTTCCACTCCCTGCGCTGCGACTGCGGCCCTCAACTGAGCGCTTCCCTGGAGCGCATCCAGGCCGAGGGCAGGGGAGTGGTGGTCTATCTGCGCGGCCATGAGGGCCGCGGCATCGGGCTGCTGTCCAAACTGCGGGCGTACGAGCTTCAGGAGCGCGGCCGCGACACCCTCGACGCCAACCTGGAACTCGGCCTGCCCGCCGACGCCCGGGACTACGGCGCCGGCGCCCAGATCCTCGAGGACCTCGGCGTCCGCAGCGTGCGCCTGATGACCAACAACCCCGACAAGACCGACGCGCTTATCCGGCACGGCCTCAAGGTCAACGGCCGCGAGCCGATGCCCGTACAGGCGGGCGAGCACAACCTCCGCTACCTGCGCACCAAGCGGGACCGGATGGGGCACGACCTGCCCTGGCTGGACACGACCACCGTGTCCGCCTGCGGCAACCAGTAA